The following DNA comes from Tunturibacter psychrotolerans.
GGTCTCGTCGAACTTCGCATACTTTGCTTTTTGCAGGAGCGGAACTGCGTCCGCTAACAGATAAGGACGGGGCTCTACGAGCGCACGCGCCTTCACTAGATTCTTAGAGAGCTTCCTTGCCATTTTTCCTCGTCTCCCACCCCTCTGAAGCTGTTCTCTTCGGGCGTGGTTCTCGACTGGCCTCAATTTGACATTGAGACACTCTTATAAGTATGCCGTGAATTCAACGAAACGTCAACAACAATAGGCCTGATTGAGAGGAGAGATGAAGAATTGTCCCACCTAGGCCCAGATTCTCGCCAAATCCAGGGTAAAGCCATCAACAACTCCGCTACCCTGAATCGAACCCGGTCGCTGAAAGGTTTCGAGTGCAGCACCGGGACGATAGATGCCAACAATTTCTCGCTCGGCATCGATCAGCCACGCCAGCTTCGCGCCACTCGCAATCCATCTTGTCATCTTCGCTTCCAGAGCCGATAACTCGTCAGATTGCGAACGCAGTTCAATCAGGAAGTCAGGGCATATTGGCGAAAAGCGATTTTGATCGACGCGGCTAAGTGCGTTCCACCTGGAGGCTTCTACCCACGACGCATCGGGACTACGCATAGAGCCGTCGGGCAGAGTGAAGCCCGTGCTCGAATCGAAGACATAGCCGCGTCCGTCTTTCTGGGCCCATGTGTCGAGTGCGCTGATTATGGCCGCGTTTCTTCTCCCAGTGCGGTTTCCTGCGGGCGACATGACAAGAATCTCCCCATCCACCTCGCGTTCTACACGCGCAATGTCGTTCGCAGCACAGAAGCGCATCAGGTCTTCATCGCTCATCGGGGTTTCGGGCCGGAAGCGAAACGGCGGTCGCTTTCCCGCCAGGGCGGAGTTCATACGGGGAAGTCTACTAAATTGGCCCTTGACGGATTAGAAATGCGCGCCTACTCTCGACATCATAAGGCGAACAAATGGCGAAATCAAATGACGCTCCACTCTTCCCGATTCTTCCTCAAATGCCAGTCGGAATCGCTCGCATGGCCGCCGCAGCAGAGCACGCCGATGACGGTCACCTGATTGAATTCAAGACGCTTGAGGTACGCAGCATTCTGAACAGATCGGTCTCGAAGAGGCAGTTGTCGCTGGCTTACAGCATCAATCCTTACCGGGGATGCGAGTTCGGGTGCAAGTACTGCTACGCGCGGTATACCCATGAGTTCATCGCGCCGAAG
Coding sequences within:
- a CDS encoding Uma2 family endonuclease; the encoded protein is MNSALAGKRPPFRFRPETPMSDEDLMRFCAANDIARVEREVDGEILVMSPAGNRTGRRNAAIISALDTWAQKDGRGYVFDSSTGFTLPDGSMRSPDASWVEASRWNALSRVDQNRFSPICPDFLIELRSQSDELSALEAKMTRWIASGAKLAWLIDAEREIVGIYRPGAALETFQRPGSIQGSGVVDGFTLDLARIWA